TTCCAACCAACATAGGACAATCCCGAATGACGAGATGCTCAAGACAAGGGAATAGAACTCCTACTTCTTCAATGCCAACGTAGTGAGACCAGTCTTCCCACAGTGGCATATCCTTGAATTCCAAAGTTAATAAGGATGGAAAAGGACTTTCAACTCCATAAAATTCAGAACCTACCCTGCGTATTGCATTTAGACCATCAATGTGCAATTCTTTTAGTAAAGATAGCTGCCCGAGTGATGGTAGTGCTTTGGCCTTGTGACACCCATGTAAACATAAATGCACTATATTAACATGCAAAGGACTTCCTAACCATGACGGGAATTCTAGGCCACCGTAATAGTATATTGTGAGATTTTCAAGGTTTTTGTGAGGGCAAAGAAATTCAAGGACCtctccttcaagctcttcatttcgaaaatttttaatatctaTACCCCATTGCATGGATAATGTGCATATTCCCTCCTTTGTGCATAAATTGGCATCCTTAGCATCTCTGACTTCTTGAACCATATGCAAATTGGTGATGCACAATTCTCCTCCAAGGTTTGTTAGGTCTTTTAACTCCTTCAACTTCAACCCATTTTCCATTCCCACTACAAATTTGGACAACAACTCAAGACCCACCAAATTACCTATATACATCGGCGTTGCTATTAGTCTCCCAGTGTCGCTAATGTCGAGAAATCTCAGAGTAATCAGTTTCTCCATACCTTTAGGTAATTTGATAAGGCGGCGACAGCTTCGCAACAACAAAGCCTCAAGGTTGTACAATGCGACAATTGACTTTGGAAGCGTTTCAATATCAGTATATGATAAATTAAGATGTCGTAGGTGCCTCAGTTTGCCAATGCAATCTGGTACCTCACTAATGTGATAGTGACTTAATGAAAGCACCCTCAAGGACTTCAATCTTGACAACAAGTCACATAACACTTTATGGGACAAGAAAGACTTATCAAAATACTTAGATTGCTTCACTAACGATACGAAGCACCGAAGTCTCTTCATTCCTTTATATATCTTGAATCTTTCTGGCACAATGCGATGGCTGGAAATGAATGAAGCGTAACGAGTTAAAGATGCATCATTTTGATCACACTCAAACTCAAATTCCCCTGAGATAAAATAGGTTGCGCCTGCAACTAGCTTTGCTAGGTCATTCACAAGGTCATGCATCAAGAATTGAGAGTCATTGCTATTCGACTTTTGAAATAACGATCTAGATACTAGCTCGTTAAAATAGCTCAAACCTGTATTCCAACggctcttttgtttttctccctcCAACAAGCCCTCTGCAAACCACCAGTGAATCAACTCATCCCGTTCGATTTGGTAGTCCTTCGGAAATATAGCACAATAAGCAAAACATCTCCTCAGATGGGAAGGGAGATGGAGGTAGCTAAGTTTCAAAGCTGGAAGGatgttatttctttcttctggtAGATCCCAAATCTTACTATTCCATATAGCTTCCCATTCATATGGACTGACTTTAGTGCGCAACAGCCCTGCCAATGTCTTCACAGCTAATGGCAACCCTTTGCATTTTTCTGCTATTTTCCGACCTAATACTTCAAGATCAGGATGATGATCGAAATTTATGGCTCTAAGAGAATGAAATGCAAACAAAGTCATGCAAGAATCCAATGACAACACTTCAAGAGTTATTGGTGGAGCACCAGCTATTGAAGCAACTTCGAGGTTTCGAGTTGtgatgatgatcttgcttcCCTTCGCTCCAGATTGAAAAGGCTTCAAGAGGGCTGTCCAGTTGTCATAATTCTCATTCCAAACATCATCTAAAACAATAAGAAACTTCTTCCCCAAAGGTCTTCCTTGAGCTTGTCTTGAAGCCAATCTAGGTTCTTACCTTCACGGGGTAAATGGTAGTTGGTTGTCAGTAGGATACTCTTTGTAATAGCAAGCACGTCAAAATCATCACAAACGCAAGACCAAGCTTTCACATCAAAATAGTCGGTGACTCTAGCATCATTATAGACTTGCTGAGCGAGAGCCGTCTTCCCAACACCGGCATCCCTACAATAGGAATCACTTTTATGTTTGAGCATGTtctattgtcttcttcttcggtcagTAATTCAAGGATCTCCATTTTTTTATCCTCCCTACCAACAAAAAATTCCTCAGTCAAATGCGTAGTGGGAAACGGCTTATTCTGTCGGTTGTATGTTGATTGctccccttttttctctctcaagcTCAAACTATCTTTCCGAGTTATGATTTCATGTAATTTAATATCCATCTTTTCTATCTCGGATCTCATTTTATAGTCGAACATAAATGCACATGGGCTCAATTTGAAGCAACAACTCGGACGAAGGGGTCGCACGTTGCTACAACCAAAATCTACCTTGGATTTGTTTTCTGTGGATTTTGTGGTGAACTCATcaagtaagtcttctatgtcAAAGGCCAAGTTCCTGAGATCTTCGAGCCATGACTTCACCCCGAGATCACCGTTTAGTTGCCTGTCCTCTGCATCATCCAGTACCTGGTTGATATTGATCAGCATCTTCTCCCATTTTTTCAACAATGTATTGATACCCTTATGTCGTGCAAAGTTGAGAAGCTCATGAGAGGCCAACctatcaaataatatttgaagAAAGGCACCAAGAAAAAGCTCTGCAATGGGCATGGCTTGGTATGTGAGCGGCAGAGGATCAAACAAGAGTGCTTGGAAGGGTCGGAACAAAGTATACAGAGCGCTGAGGAAACAAAAGTTCTTCtatcacaccccaaaaccatcAAATGAGGGATGACACGGTTGTCCTTTCACCTGAAGAACATAGCCTCAAACCACTAAATCCAACTCCCAAAAGTTCCCATTGACATCACTCTTGCTCTATTGCCCACTAATCAAGAATCTGAAAAGGTTTGGAAGAGAGGGATGAGCAATCACAAGCTCTTTTTAAAGCAGATCGAGTAGTCACTatgcatatataaatataaagcaCTACCAAAAACTCATAATCCAAATCTTTAATATACATATCGAATCATATATGAGTTGTTTACAAATcagaaaaactcatttaaactATCCTCACATTTCAAACatcaatggtcaagtccattaATTAATCTCTATTAGATACCATATCATGGTTCATCCATTGATCCATCTCATATCAAAACACACGTTGATGCTCCATCTATTgaccatttttttgttcaatgacTAACTATGATCATGACACAATGCCTTATGATAAAGCGGTCAAGATTCCCTCCTTGGTAAGGTCTCCACCTACGAAGCAGGTGGCTCGACCCAGAAGGATATTCTAAACTCAGTATGCATATCCACATGCCCCTCAATTAGCTCACAGCAATATTGAGCACTAAACTAACATCCTCCAATACCAACAATCAAATCTACAATCAAAACCACATTTCACCTCATAAACTAGTTTCACAAACCAAATTGAATTAACTTTCACAACTCAATCAAATACAATAGCACTTCACGTATCCATACTCATAACTTTTGGCAATTCCTTCACAAAGCATTTGATCAAGGCATTTACAAATGATCGTTTCAAACTATTTCAATTCCTTAGGAACCAAAACATATAATCATTAATAAAAGTATTATTTTCACGAAGAATTTCCTCAATTCGTTCACGATAATCGACCCATAAGCCATTTTCAGAAATGCTTCGCCATGTCATTTCAAAATCAACAGGGTAGTAAATGCTCAATCCAGATTTATGCAACAAACATGCCCTTCTTAGTTCAATATATATATCGAATCATTATCAGTCTAAGACATGAGTTTTATAACTTCATAAAAGATATAGTACTACTCACCCTGTCGCCTACAATCAAACAATAAATTGGTATTCGTATCGTCGAAGTCGTGGCCCTATCAATTAATCGAGGAATAATGTTAAAATTGAGTAACACGATACCTCAATTACAACACGGCGCGAGTATACGATCTAATTCTGAAAGCTATCCTGATTGGACAAACGACGCAAGTACTTACAAGGTGTTACAATATGAAGTCGAATTGGCTTGATGAGATTCCTGCGGCGTGCACAAAAGAaactccttcctcttctttctccttttcttcttctctcttcctctctctttttctttttgttctgtCTCCCTTGCTCTCTGCGCGAGCTCTCGGTTAAAAGAGAGGAGCCGAGCTTCCTTTTCCGCCTTTTCACACTTCGActtttcaacggtttcttttccacACCCACCCCCCGCGTTCACTCCAAAATGGGAGCGAGACTTGGCATAATTAAAGCCATCGCGAGTCTCGGAAGATAAAGAAGTGGCCCGTCTCCAACCAATCCAGTAACTTCTGCTTTATCAGTTCTCTCCCACCATTCACATCACACAGTCCCAAATGCAACCATCCACCATCATCATACATCGCATAGATCATGTCATCATGATTTTATTGATGCAGCCTCATGTACCCCATCCCgttatcatgaaatttaataTATACTTATTCATCTCACTCAGGTTCAGACCATTTTTACGAGCTATGATCTTCTGTAATCTGTCATCCATCTTCTCTATCTTGGATCTCATTTTGGGTCGAGCATCAATGCTCTTGGGCTCAATCCAAAGCAACAACTGGGAAGAAGGGAACGCGCCTTGCTAGTGCTAGGTTCTGCCTGGGACTTGCTTTCAGCAGATTCTGTGGTGAACTCATCAAGTAAGTCTTCGATGTCGTAGGCCAAGTTCTTAAGATCTTCCAGCCACAAATTCACCTGGACATGGCTGGTGAGTTGTTTGTCCTCTGCATCATCCAGCACCTCCTTGATACTCGCAAGCATCTTCTCCCATTCCTCCAACCGCGTAACGATCCCCTCGCGCCGTGCAAAGTTGAGCAGCTCGCGGGAGGCCAACCTATCAAACAATACCTGAAGAAAGGCACCAAGAAATAGCTCTGCGATGGGCATGGCTTTGGTTCGTGAGTAGCAGAGGACTAAACAGGAGTGCCCAGAAAGGTCGAAACAAAGTGTACAGAGCGGAGAGGGAATAGAAGTTCTTCCGTCCAAGACGACAGCATCAAATGATGGAGCGAATCAAAAGACCTTTTAAGCACTAGAGtgctctttctttctcggaAGAAGCCGCCGTTGCATTTATCGCTTCTCATatgattttatttcatttctgtTGCCTTAATTATTGTTCATCGGTTCTCTCTAACCACTCTTATCATGCAATTCCCAAATGCACCCATTTGCCATCATCATGCATCGAATAGCTCGTATGGCATCATGATTTCATTAATGCAGGGTCATGAACCCTATCCCGTTATCAAATAATGGAGCAGTTGTTACATAAACTTAATTTATGTAAATGTATTGTCATTAAACACTGATGATATGGGTCCCGATCACTATTCTACGAAATCACTATAGTGCAATCCATTGGAAGCTGCAAAATTTTCATCGTCGATTGCTCAACAAGTGTCCAAAAACAGTTGATAACaaaatcttttttaaatgatggcccaaaaaaaaaaatttgttaatttttcttcaattctgTCATTTTCACCTTGATATGCTCTCTCAAGAATATACAATAAGTTCAGATTAGattagatgaaaaagaaaaccaggTGGCTATGGTCTAATTAAATTGCAAACCTTCaagcttcaatttctttgttcttctttttttttttcctttttgctggCAACAATGATTGTATTCATAGTAAAACTTCCTTGTTTTGTTTGGTCCACGTggtcaaaaatatatatgtttatcGTTTCATCCTAGGAAGAGAGGAGCTACCTAACTTTAATATGCCCACCCGCCATTCAAATTGGTGGAATTTAATATAGACCTATTCATACCCTAATATTATAGCGTGCATAAAAGTTACATATGGCCATCCATCTCCGTACATATACTTGTCATGGCAACCAGCAATAGTCTTCGTTTAATGTTTAGTTGCGACTAGCGATCATTCAGAGCAATCTGCTTGCAAAGTTTTTGGCTTCCCAAGAAATAGATTGGTGTCTAGTTAAGGCCTTAACTAAGGTTAGGCTACAGAGTTCCATAGTCCATACGCATCTCCTCTTTCTCCCACGTCATTGGGTCTTTATTAAGGTTCTAAATTGTTATATTATTGGTACTAAATCTCAGCGGTTGATGATGAAATATTCCAGTAAAAGGATGCTGGTGTGCCTTTCTCCATTGATTGCTCTTCGAGGCTCTCCCTCCTTCATCCCTTTTTGGCGCTCAAACCTGTTTTGCTTTTCGTCATgccatatataaataaatttttgcccatCAAGCTATAATAAGAATTGAGGAAGGAGAGATGATTTGCATAAAGAGACAAAACGGATGAACAAGACAACCTGTTCATCCTCTCCAATGGTGCATGGAGATGTTTTTTTGTAGGGTAGAGAGGTTTGTTTAAATTATTTCGttcattaatattttataattttatccTGTATTACTTGTTTTATTATAGAAATTGAATGTCAAAGCTACATATGGAATATATACTCTTTTAGCTACAATTTCTATTATGTGTACAatcagcattaaaaaaaaaaaaaaaaaaaaagcttccaTTCCAGGGCCACGATATTGATGCGTGTACGATGACTAAATTTTGGATTACATGGATAGTACGTTTTAACATCAATTAAAGCCATTTTTATTACCAAATTAAGAGGTTGCATtttttagaatatatatatataggtctTTGGAGGAGCAGAACTGCGGTAAACAGTCGCGTAGTAAACTCTCGGGTGAATGACTtagcgggaggacccaccaccccgagtcgcttaatacacctagcgtctctctgggtttgaacccttcacctctggCCGAGGATCGGGGCGCTTATCCGCGGAGCCAGCTGCGGCCGGTGGAtgcatttttagaatatttgttgttgttatttggaagaaaatttgtACAGATTTGGGGctctatatataatatatatggtTGCGCCCATACGTACCAACTATATCCTGACAAAAGAGTGGGTTCCCCCACCCGAACGTCCGTTGCAACGGAACGGGTCCTCCATCTCCCCTTAGGAAACaaaggcgcgtttggttgtgtttactgtttaaaaattgttagggaacgaaatagaaaaaaatatttacattccggggaacaattttgaacgaaaaatacgcgtttggtaaacttgttagggaataaaaaataaacgaaacatgtttggtaaatttgaataatttttttatttcttttatttttttctaatttttttcttattttccttattttcttttttctttttcatttttttcttcttttggccggcgggccgagctcgcccggcggcgggcggcgcggcctcgccaggccaccgccggcggcggaggctcgccggccgtgtggcgagctcggcctcgcccggctggcgagctcgaggcggaTGCGGGCGGGATCGAGCTCGCgggcggcgcgaggtcggcctcgccttgatccggcgaggccgagctcgccggcggcgggcggcgcggcctcgccggaccaccgcccggcgaggcctcgccgagACCCCCGCCCGGGCGGCCtcggctcgccggccggcggcgagctcgcccggcggcggcgagcctcggcctcgccgagccactgCCCAGTCGGCGTCGCTTAGCGGTGGCTCGGCGGccgccgagctcgcccggcggcccaGGCGAGTCGGCCTcgcggatctgggcgagctcgagctcgcccgaccatggcgaggccgaccctcgcccggctacggcgagcctcggcctcgccagagaGGGCCCCGGCGGCGTCGGCCTCgcggaggcgagcctcgccgtgggctgAGGCGCgccaccggccctcgtcggtgagtcgccggccatggcgaggccggcccggccaaaagaaagaagaacaaaaataagaaaaaaaaaaaaaaaacaaagtgttTGATTTGTGTTTGAAACAAAAGCGAAGTTTTTGTGttctttgtttgcattttttttgttcgcaggaacaaaagaaaaaaaaaggaaagaaacgcacacaaacgcgtttctgttccttttt
The nucleotide sequence above comes from Eucalyptus grandis isolate ANBG69807.140 chromosome 2, ASM1654582v1, whole genome shotgun sequence. Encoded proteins:
- the LOC120289237 gene encoding putative disease resistance RPP13-like protein 1, translating into MTLFAFHSLRAINFDHHPDLEVLGRKIAEKCKGLPLAVKTLAGLLRTKVSPYEWEAIWNSKIWDLPEERNNILPALKLSYLHLPSHLRRCFAYCAIFPKDYQIERDELIHWWFAEGLLEGEKQKSRWNTGLSYFNELVSRSLFQKSNSNDSQFLMHDLVNDLAKLVAGATYFISGEFEFECDQNDASLTRYASFISSHRIVPERFKIYKGMKRLRCFVSLVKQSKYFDKSFLSHKVLCDLLSRLKSLRVLSLSHYHISEVPDCIGKLRHLRHLNLSYTDIETLPKSIVALYNLEALLLRSCRRLIKLPKGMEKLITLRFLDISDTGRLIATPMYIGNLVGLELLSKFVVGMENGLKLKELKDLTNLGGELCITNLHMVQEVRDAKDANLCTKEGICTLSMQWGIDIKNFRNEELEGEVLEFLCPHKNLENLTIYYYGGLEFPSWLGSPLHVNIVHLCLHGCHKAKALPSLGQLSLLKELHIDGLNAIRRVGSEFYGVESPFPSLLTLEFKDMPLWEDWSHYVGIEEVGVLFPCLEHLVIRDCPMLVGRLPSQLNSLIKLEIKSCPLMDSMLSIISLPYLNKLKFGGCNDGVLKSLLNLTSLTTLIIEDVADLTCLNHEFTSSLIKLEKLEMGSCRKLMYLWQDKDAIRNLVCLKSLCVENCPELISFVAEEDIELPSNLETIELRYCFNLQKLPSKTHALSSLRGLTIENCPKLVSFPETGMPTSLISFNITDCEMLQSLPRGLRIHMNEPNNSSNTQADMMSCLQELRIFGCHSLPASQFNEGRFFPATLESLKISFCRGVESLEEIILDRFQSLQVIEIRHCENLRSLPQCLHTLSHLTSLILVKCPTLELECFPSVPPCISCFSIRACPKIKSLPDQLNRLKYLRDLEILDCESITCFPHGGLPPQLQELTVWGCENMKQSVRDWLTPLTSLHNLWIDGNAGGVGEEEDLLLPLPPSLLHLRIDDLVNVERLSGSLPPTLRTLGISRCPKLRELPQDGLPPSLEQLVIFNCRILREQCSKRTGCYWHLIREIPKVELRDW